A region of Nostoc sp. 'Peltigera membranacea cyanobiont' N6 DNA encodes the following proteins:
- a CDS encoding DUF2281 domain-containing protein: MSIEEIIINKVRILPPDKQQEALDFVEFLLAKIQKQVLSSKDKNSGVSALTLAQEYIGCVEGASDLSTNKDYMDGYSS, encoded by the coding sequence ATGAGCATTGAAGAAATTATTATAAACAAAGTAAGAATATTACCTCCTGATAAGCAACAAGAGGCGTTAGATTTTGTAGAATTTTTACTTGCGAAAATCCAAAAACAAGTGTTATCTTCTAAAGATAAAAATTCAGGGGTTTCGGCTTTGACTCTTGCTCAAGAATACATTGGTTGTGTAGAAGGAGCAAGTGATTTGTCTACTAATAAAGATTATATGGATGGTTACAGTTCGTGA
- a CDS encoding DUF4926 domain-containing protein: MIQELDRVILTSDIPEYSLEEGDIGTVVLVHQGGKGYEVEFVTLDGETVAIVSLHSIQVRPIGRREIARSRVIN; this comes from the coding sequence ATGATTCAAGAACTTGATAGAGTTATTCTGACTAGTGATATTCCAGAATATAGTTTAGAAGAGGGTGATATAGGTACAGTTGTTTTAGTACATCAGGGTGGCAAGGGATATGAGGTTGAATTTGTCACATTGGATGGCGAGACTGTGGCAATTGTTTCACTTCACAGTATACAAGTGCGTCCCATTGGTAGAAGAGAAATTGCGCGATCGCGCGTAATAAATTAA
- a CDS encoding DUF6883 domain-containing protein produces the protein MKLPNYELAVVPQRKITEYLLSPTHPDGRSKEKFFTAFGFSVEDWETLAKALLNHVADNDVTKIEDSPFGTRYAVDGTLLSPDGRNPLIRSAWFIETGETIPKFVTSYPLKRREE, from the coding sequence TTGAAACTGCCGAATTATGAACTAGCAGTTGTGCCACAGCGAAAAATTACTGAGTATCTGTTGTCGCCAACTCACCCTGATGGACGCAGCAAGGAAAAATTTTTTACTGCGTTTGGTTTTTCAGTAGAGGATTGGGAAACTCTTGCTAAAGCATTACTAAATCATGTTGCTGATAACGATGTTACAAAGATTGAAGATTCACCATTTGGAACTAGATATGCTGTAGATGGTACACTGCTTTCACCGGATGGCAGAAACCCTTTGATTCGTTCGGCTTGGTTTATTGAAACAGGGGAAACTATTCCTAAGTTTGTTACTTCATACCCACTGAAACGGAGAGAAGAATGA
- a CDS encoding DUF2281 domain-containing protein produces the protein MLIKIEEIYRDIDTLPEEAQILLLDFIQLLKKRYPQAESENHSQEKSLYEKFDEIGLIGCCSVDEDLSTTYKEVLSNTLTTKYDRS, from the coding sequence ATGCTTATAAAAATTGAAGAAATATATAGAGATATTGATACCTTACCAGAAGAAGCTCAAATATTACTACTAGATTTTATTCAGTTACTCAAAAAGCGTTATCCTCAAGCAGAATCAGAAAATCATAGTCAAGAAAAAAGTCTCTATGAAAAGTTTGATGAAATTGGATTAATTGGTTGTTGTTCTGTTGACGAAGATTTATCAACAACTTATAAAGAAGTTTTATCTAATACATTGACAACTAAATATGATCGTAGTTGA
- a CDS encoding type II toxin-antitoxin system VapC family toxin — MIVVDTGFWLALIDKKDTYHERAKQALKQYNEPLITTWCVVTETCYLLLTRKGIDAEITFINSLQQELFTIFNLEVHHTPRIIKLMKKYADLPMDLADASLVILAEHLGHGRIFSVDKRDFNTYRWKQSYPFENLLF; from the coding sequence ATGATCGTAGTTGATACAGGATTTTGGTTAGCTCTTATTGATAAAAAAGATACCTACCACGAAAGAGCAAAACAAGCTTTAAAACAATATAATGAACCTTTAATCACAACATGGTGTGTTGTCACAGAAACCTGTTATCTTTTGCTAACCCGCAAGGGAATTGACGCTGAAATTACTTTTATAAATAGTCTGCAACAAGAATTATTTACAATTTTTAATTTAGAAGTTCACCATACTCCCCGAATTATTAAATTAATGAAAAAATATGCCGATCTTCCAATGGATTTGGCTGATGCTTCCCTAGTGATTTTAGCAGAACATTTAGGGCATGGACGCATTTTCTCAGTAGATAAGCGTGATTTTAATACCTATCGTTGGAAGCAAAGTTATCCTTTTGAAAATCTTTTATTTTGA
- a CDS encoding DNA cytosine methyltransferase yields MIDGKAISISLFTGAFGLDLGMEQAGFNTLSVVEKDRDAAKTIALNRPFLQESAVSREIEKVSSQELLEEGGRVLDLGRALRPGEVDLVTGGPPCQPFSTAGKRGSVMDPRGSLFMDFTRIVKEVQPRFFLMENVRGLLSAPIRHRAINQRGKDYPPLESDEIAGAALRVVLAEMEELGYNVVYNLLEAADYGVPQNRERVVFIGSRDGEAATFPLPKYCKDGKTLPKWRTLRDAITGLIDPEPEFMTYSESRLKFLRLLQAGQNWRHLPEELKKEAMGGAYNSGGGKVGFYRRLSWDKPSPTITTSPHQKATDMCHPVELRSLTVRESAKIQTFPDDWIFYGSVSSKYKQIGNAVPVILAKEIGNYLFNLIQGNKQKGKEVAEQLSLFAL; encoded by the coding sequence ATGATAGATGGTAAAGCTATTTCTATTTCCTTATTTACCGGTGCATTTGGTTTAGACTTGGGTATGGAACAAGCAGGATTTAATACACTAAGTGTAGTAGAAAAAGACCGTGATGCTGCAAAAACAATTGCTCTTAATAGACCATTTCTTCAAGAAAGTGCTGTCTCTAGAGAAATAGAAAAAGTTAGTTCCCAAGAATTACTTGAGGAAGGGGGAAGAGTTTTAGATTTAGGTAGAGCCTTACGCCCTGGTGAAGTAGACTTAGTAACAGGTGGTCCACCTTGTCAGCCATTTAGTACCGCAGGTAAAAGAGGTTCAGTTATGGACCCTCGCGGTAGTTTATTTATGGACTTCACCCGTATTGTTAAAGAAGTCCAACCCCGATTTTTCTTGATGGAAAATGTGAGAGGTTTGCTTTCTGCTCCAATTCGTCATAGAGCAATTAACCAACGGGGAAAAGATTACCCTCCTTTAGAATCTGATGAAATAGCAGGTGCTGCTTTAAGGGTGGTATTAGCAGAAATGGAGGAACTAGGCTATAACGTCGTTTATAACCTTTTAGAAGCAGCAGATTACGGCGTTCCGCAAAATAGAGAACGTGTAGTATTTATTGGTTCTAGAGATGGTGAAGCTGCTACATTTCCTTTACCTAAATATTGCAAAGATGGTAAAACATTACCTAAATGGCGGACTTTACGAGATGCAATAACTGGTTTAATTGATCCAGAACCGGAGTTTATGACTTATTCAGAAAGTCGTCTGAAATTTTTAAGATTATTACAAGCGGGACAAAACTGGAGACATTTACCAGAAGAATTAAAAAAAGAGGCTATGGGAGGTGCTTATAATTCTGGAGGTGGAAAAGTCGGTTTTTATAGAAGATTATCTTGGGATAAACCTTCGCCAACAATAACAACAAGTCCGCATCAAAAAGCTACAGATATGTGTCATCCTGTAGAATTACGTTCTTTAACCGTGCGGGAGTCTGCAAAAATTCAAACTTTCCCTGATGATTGGATTTTTTATGGTTCTGTAAGTTCTAAATATAAACAAATTGGTAATGCAGTACCAGTAATACTTGCAAAAGAAATTGGTAACTATCTTTTCAATTTGATTCAAGGAAATAAACAAAAAGGTAAAGAAGTGGCTGAACAACTTTCCCTGTTTGCTTTATAG
- a CDS encoding XisI protein, whose product MDKLTRYRQLVQQILHDYSEQKPAFGNIEVETIFDTERDHYQIVHVGWEGQDWIHSCIIHIDIKGGKIWLQWNGTEDDIAANLVAAGVPKEDIVLGFQSPFMRQFTEYAVS is encoded by the coding sequence ATGGATAAATTAACTCGATATCGCCAGCTTGTACAACAGATATTACATGATTATAGTGAGCAAAAACCAGCCTTCGGAAATATAGAAGTTGAAACAATTTTTGATACAGAACGTGACCATTATCAAATAGTTCATGTAGGGTGGGAAGGTCAAGACTGGATACATAGTTGTATTATTCATATTGATATTAAAGGTGGGAAAATTTGGCTTCAGTGGAATGGTACAGAAGATGATATTGCAGCTAATTTGGTAGCTGCGGGAGTTCCCAAGGAAGACATTGTGTTAGGTTTTCAGTCTCCTTTTATGAGACAGTTTACAGAATATGCAGTGAGTTAG
- a CDS encoding magnesium chelatase subunit H, with translation MFTHVKSTIRHIAPDNLRGRSLIKVVYVVLESQYQSALSQAVRTINANNPNLAIEISGYLIEELRDPENYEEFKREIENANIFIASLIFIEDLAQKVVAAVEPHRDHLDVSVVFPSMPEVMRLSKMGSFSLAQLGQSKSAIAQFMRKRKEKSGAGFQDGMLKLLRTLPQVLKFLPMDKAQDARNFMLSFQYWLGGSPENLENFLLMLADKYVFKGLEKQNFAPSTYEQPVVYPDLGIWHPLAPSMFEDVREYLNWYTARKDISSDLKDPLAPCVGLVLQRTHLVTGDDAHYVAMVQELEALGARVLPVFAGGLDFSKPVDAYFYEPITKIQLVDAVISLTGFALVGGPARQDHPKAIESLKRLNRPYMVALPLVFQTTEEWMDSDLGLHPIQVALQIAIPELDGAIEPIILSGRDGTTGKAIALRDRVEAVAERALKWANLRRKPKLDKKVAITVFSFPPDKGNVGTAAYLDVFGSIYEVMKALKNNGYDLPELPESAEALLQEVIHDAQAQYNSPELNVAYKMSVPEYEALTPYSHRLEENWGPPPGHLNSDGQNLLIYGKQFGNVFIGVQPTFGYEGDPMRLLFSRSASPHHGFAAYYTYLEQVWKADAVLHFGTHGSLEFMPGKQMGMSGDCYPDNLIGSIPNLYYYAANNPSEATIAKRRSYAETISYLTPPAENAGLYKGLKELSELIASYQTLKDSGRGVSIVNSIMDKCRIVNLDKDINLPETDARDMSADERDNIVGNVYRKLMEIESRLLPCGLHVIGKPPSAEEAIATLVNIASLDRQEEGLQGLPGIIANSIGRNIDDIYQSNDRGILEDVQLLQDITLATRAAVTALVQEQIDAEGRVSLVSRLNFFNMGKKEPWVEALHKAGYPKVDTAALKPLLEYLEFCLQQVCADNELGALLRGLEGEYILPGPGGDPIRNPDVLPTGKNIHALDPQSIPTTAAVQSAKIVVDRLLIRNKAENEGKWPETIACVLWGTDNIKTYGESLAQIMWMVGVRPVPDALGRVNKLELISLEELGRPRIDVVINCSGVFRDLFINQMNLLDQGVKMAAEADEPLDMNFVRKHALRQAEEMGINLRQAATRVFSNASGSYSSNINLAVENSTWDSEAELQEMYLNRKSFSFNSDNPGIMDESRGIFESTLKTADATFQNLDSSEISLTDVSHYFDSDPTKLVASLRGDGKKPASYIADTTTANAQVRTLSETVRLDARTKLLNPKWYEGMLSHGYEGVRELSKRLVNTTGWSATAGAVDNWIYEDTNETFIKDEEMQKRLLNLNPHSFRKIVSTLLEVNGRGYWETSEDNLDRLRELYQEVEDRIEGIE, from the coding sequence ATGTTCACACACGTCAAGTCCACCATTAGACACATTGCGCCTGATAACTTACGCGGTCGTAGTTTAATCAAGGTGGTCTATGTCGTGCTTGAGTCCCAGTACCAGAGCGCATTGTCGCAAGCGGTTCGCACGATTAACGCGAACAATCCCAACTTGGCGATTGAAATCAGCGGGTACTTGATTGAGGAACTCCGCGACCCCGAAAATTACGAGGAGTTCAAACGAGAAATTGAGAATGCGAATATCTTCATCGCTTCCCTCATTTTCATCGAAGACTTAGCACAGAAAGTAGTAGCGGCAGTAGAACCACACCGCGATCATCTCGATGTTTCCGTTGTCTTTCCCTCCATGCCAGAGGTAATGCGCCTAAGTAAAATGGGCAGCTTTTCCTTGGCACAGTTGGGTCAGTCAAAAAGTGCGATCGCGCAATTCATGCGGAAACGCAAAGAAAAATCCGGTGCGGGATTCCAAGATGGGATGCTGAAGCTTTTGCGAACCCTACCGCAAGTGCTGAAGTTCTTACCGATGGATAAGGCACAGGATGCTCGAAATTTCATGCTCAGTTTTCAGTATTGGCTAGGTGGTTCTCCAGAAAATCTGGAAAACTTCTTGCTGATGCTAGCTGATAAATATGTATTTAAAGGTTTAGAGAAACAAAATTTTGCACCTTCTACATACGAACAGCCGGTGGTTTATCCCGATTTAGGGATTTGGCATCCTTTGGCTCCCAGTATGTTTGAGGATGTCAGAGAGTACCTCAATTGGTATACAGCTCGTAAGGATATTTCTAGCGATCTAAAAGATCCCCTAGCTCCTTGTGTCGGTTTAGTATTGCAACGTACTCACCTAGTTACAGGGGATGATGCCCATTATGTGGCAATGGTGCAGGAGTTGGAAGCGTTAGGCGCACGGGTGCTACCAGTGTTTGCTGGTGGTTTGGATTTCTCCAAGCCTGTGGATGCCTACTTCTACGAACCAATTACCAAGATCCAGTTAGTAGATGCAGTGATATCGCTGACTGGTTTTGCTTTAGTTGGTGGGCCAGCCAGACAAGATCATCCCAAAGCAATTGAGTCACTCAAACGCTTAAATCGTCCTTACATGGTGGCGTTACCCTTAGTATTCCAAACCACAGAAGAGTGGATGGATAGCGATTTAGGGTTACATCCAATTCAAGTAGCTTTGCAAATTGCGATTCCTGAATTGGATGGAGCAATTGAGCCGATTATATTATCGGGTAGAGATGGAACTACCGGCAAAGCGATCGCACTGCGCGATCGGGTTGAAGCTGTCGCCGAACGCGCCTTAAAATGGGCAAACCTCCGCCGGAAGCCAAAACTAGATAAAAAAGTCGCCATTACCGTTTTCAGTTTCCCACCAGATAAAGGCAACGTGGGAACCGCCGCGTACTTGGATGTATTCGGCTCCATCTACGAGGTAATGAAAGCCCTCAAAAATAACGGCTATGACTTGCCGGAATTGCCAGAATCAGCCGAAGCGTTGCTGCAAGAAGTCATTCACGATGCACAGGCGCAGTACAACAGCCCAGAACTGAACGTTGCTTACAAAATGTCGGTTCCTGAGTATGAAGCGCTGACCCCTTACTCTCACCGCCTAGAGGAAAACTGGGGGCCACCTCCGGGACATCTCAACAGCGATGGGCAAAACCTGCTAATTTATGGTAAGCAATTCGGTAACGTCTTCATCGGTGTCCAACCCACATTCGGTTACGAAGGCGACCCAATGCGGTTGTTATTCTCCCGTTCAGCTAGTCCTCACCACGGTTTTGCTGCTTACTACACTTACCTAGAGCAAGTTTGGAAAGCTGATGCTGTACTGCACTTTGGTACACATGGTTCCTTGGAATTCATGCCAGGTAAACAGATGGGGATGTCTGGTGATTGTTATCCAGATAACTTGATTGGCTCAATTCCCAACCTGTATTACTACGCAGCCAATAATCCGAGTGAAGCGACAATTGCCAAACGTCGGAGTTATGCCGAAACAATTTCTTACTTGACACCGCCGGCAGAAAATGCTGGGTTGTATAAAGGTTTGAAGGAACTCAGTGAGTTAATTGCTTCCTACCAAACCTTGAAAGATAGTGGACGCGGTGTTTCCATTGTCAACAGCATCATGGATAAATGCCGGATCGTGAATCTGGATAAGGATATTAACCTGCCAGAAACCGATGCCAGAGACATGAGTGCTGATGAGCGGGATAATATTGTTGGCAACGTCTACCGCAAGTTGATGGAAATCGAGTCGCGGTTGTTGCCTTGTGGGTTGCACGTCATTGGTAAACCGCCAAGTGCAGAAGAAGCGATCGCAACTCTTGTCAACATTGCTAGTCTAGATCGTCAAGAAGAAGGACTTCAAGGCTTACCGGGAATTATCGCTAACAGCATTGGGCGTAATATTGACGATATTTATCAAAGTAATGACAGAGGCATTTTAGAAGATGTCCAGTTATTGCAAGATATCACCTTGGCAACCCGTGCAGCAGTTACCGCCCTTGTGCAAGAGCAAATCGACGCGGAAGGACGAGTTTCTCTGGTTTCCCGGTTGAATTTCTTCAACATGGGCAAAAAGGAACCTTGGGTAGAAGCATTGCATAAAGCAGGTTATCCCAAAGTTGACACCGCCGCCCTCAAACCCCTACTTGAGTATTTGGAATTCTGCTTGCAACAAGTTTGTGCCGACAACGAACTAGGAGCATTACTCAGAGGCTTGGAAGGCGAGTACATCCTACCCGGCCCTGGTGGCGATCCCATCCGCAACCCTGATGTATTGCCCACTGGTAAGAATATCCATGCACTCGATCCGCAATCCATCCCAACAACAGCAGCAGTTCAATCAGCCAAAATTGTCGTAGACAGGCTTTTAATCCGTAACAAGGCGGAAAATGAAGGAAAATGGCCAGAAACCATTGCGTGTGTCCTTTGGGGAACCGATAACATCAAAACTTACGGTGAATCCCTAGCGCAAATTATGTGGATGGTGGGCGTGCGTCCAGTTCCCGATGCTTTGGGACGGGTGAACAAGTTGGAATTGATATCTTTAGAAGAGTTGGGACGACCCAGAATTGATGTGGTAATCAACTGTTCTGGTGTATTCCGCGACTTATTCATCAACCAAATGAACCTGCTAGATCAAGGCGTGAAGATGGCGGCTGAGGCGGATGAACCCTTAGACATGAATTTTGTTCGCAAACACGCTTTGCGACAGGCTGAAGAAATGGGGATTAATCTGCGTCAAGCAGCAACTCGCGTTTTCTCCAACGCTTCTGGTTCCTACTCGTCAAATATCAACTTGGCGGTAGAAAACAGCACTTGGGATAGCGAAGCTGAGTTGCAGGAAATGTATCTCAACCGAAAATCTTTCTCCTTTAATTCCGATAACCCCGGAATCATGGACGAATCGCGCGGTATTTTTGAAAGTACATTGAAAACTGCTGATGCAACCTTCCAAAATTTGGATTCTTCCGAGATTAGCTTAACGGACGTTTCCCACTACTTTGATTCAGATCCCACTAAGCTGGTGGCAAGTCTGCGGGGTGATGGTAAAAAACCAGCATCTTATATTGCAGATACAACCACCGCTAACGCCCAAGTTCGGACATTATCAGAAACCGTGCGTTTGGATGCGCGTACCAAATTATTAAATCCCAAATGGTACGAGGGGATGCTGTCTCACGGTTACGAAGGTGTGCGCGAACTCTCCAAGCGGTTGGTAAATACCACTGGTTGGAGTGCGACAGCCGGCGCTGTGGATAACTGGATTTATGAGGATACTAACGAAACCTTCATCAAAGATGAAGAAATGCAGAAACGGTTGCTGAACCTTAATCCCCATTCTTTCCGCAAGATTGTATCAACTTTGTTGGAAGTGAATGGACGCGGTTATTGGGAAACTAGCGAGGATAATTTAGATCGTCTGCGCGAGTTGTACCAAGAAGTTGAAGACCGGATTGAAGGGATTGAATAA
- a CDS encoding peptidoglycan DD-metalloendopeptidase family protein: protein MSSAVTAPAMAASWSFPWQAGKSATISRGTGSHNDGWNTQSNAVDFAISPGTPVLAPVDSTIVKVCQARGADNHNAILFSSPDGNYTLMHLKAFGLYTGQFFKKGQQIGVVAADTPNDPKCAISTGPHLHINFPNRNLVVDGYQVITMTSGTYTSRNGIVSDDYIRVNFSGVTAPAGVNVRSGTSTSSSIVGRLGGTVRVNFDGWKYGDSVADTWTGKPDRRWYHIAGTNNWIASAVVNGNAPGSQP, encoded by the coding sequence ATGTCTTCTGCTGTTACTGCACCAGCTATGGCGGCATCTTGGAGCTTTCCTTGGCAAGCAGGTAAAAGCGCGACGATTAGCAGAGGAACTGGTTCTCATAATGATGGCTGGAATACACAATCGAATGCTGTTGATTTCGCTATTAGTCCTGGTACTCCAGTATTGGCACCTGTTGACTCAACAATAGTCAAAGTTTGTCAAGCGAGAGGAGCAGATAATCATAATGCTATTTTATTTAGCTCTCCAGATGGTAATTACACACTAATGCACCTTAAAGCATTTGGTTTGTATACAGGTCAATTTTTCAAAAAAGGACAACAGATAGGTGTAGTAGCTGCTGACACTCCTAACGATCCTAAGTGTGCGATATCTACAGGCCCCCATCTTCATATAAATTTCCCAAACCGCAACCTAGTTGTGGATGGTTATCAAGTTATAACTATGACGAGTGGGACATACACTTCCAGAAATGGTATTGTTAGTGACGACTACATCCGTGTCAATTTCAGTGGAGTTACTGCTCCTGCTGGAGTTAATGTACGTTCTGGCACTTCCACATCTTCTTCAATTGTTGGAAGATTGGGAGGTACTGTAAGAGTTAATTTTGATGGATGGAAATATGGCGATTCTGTAGCAGATACTTGGACAGGTAAGCCCGATCGCCGTTGGTATCACATTGCTGGTACTAATAATTGGATAGCGAGTGCTGTTGTTAATGGTAATGCTCCTGGTTCCCAACCTTAA
- a CDS encoding helix-turn-helix transcriptional regulator: protein MPSSNEPFTQAANSWDLETLYSDLSSLKGKRLTPVEKRHLRGLLCGCSPAEIAEKLGKNGKGVETDLCATIYRYVKSLLDKSDEKLENWRNISEWLDDAGYKNQSIKVPGLDLSPEKAVVNVTNINIESDQIVFLISMKIPTYQDSDSLEDELNNLDNYRSN, encoded by the coding sequence ATGCCATCTAGCAACGAACCATTTACTCAAGCAGCGAATAGCTGGGACTTGGAAACCCTTTACTCTGATTTGTCATCATTGAAAGGTAAGCGTTTGACACCAGTGGAAAAGCGACACTTGCGAGGTTTGCTTTGTGGCTGTAGTCCGGCTGAAATAGCTGAGAAACTTGGCAAAAACGGCAAGGGTGTAGAAACTGACCTTTGTGCAACTATATATAGGTATGTCAAAAGTCTGTTGGATAAGTCTGATGAAAAGTTAGAAAATTGGCGAAATATTTCTGAATGGCTAGATGATGCGGGGTATAAAAATCAGTCGATAAAGGTTCCAGGCTTAGATTTATCGCCTGAGAAAGCAGTAGTTAATGTAACTAATATAAATATTGAAAGCGATCAAATAGTATTTTTGATTAGCATGAAAATTCCAACTTATCAAGATTCAGATTCTTTGGAAGATGAATTAAATAACTTAGATAATTATAGAAGCAATTAG